tattaataataataatatctaagaactaaataaaatttttatttgaaggtaaaattatattttaaaaattttatctccaatcttttatctatttttaatagaaaaaaagacGAGAGAATTATTTTGTTAGTGAaaagaaagataaaaatattttaataaatttttaaaaataaagagattgacttattaataatgataatactcatgaattaaattataaatctctcttaatttattttatactgatcgttaattttattttataattaatttatttggtaaaaataatttaaatgaattattataaaataatatgaaattttaattttttttaattttattatttacattgtttgctatttaaatttaaatattattaaccttattcaaattttataatatataataataattttgtgaATTGTAAAGGAAGTTTGGAGATTGAAGCTAAATTAACTTTGTTttgatatattaaataaaattaaattgtgtaAATTTTTTTGGATTAAtcctatttaaaatttaaactatgcatgtttttgtatattaataaaattattattaaaatttgtagTCATAAACTTTTACGATTTATAACGTAATTATaatatatctatttttttattaatgtaaaTAGATTGCATTTTATCAAAAtcctgagggctaaaggatacATGATCCAAAACTAAAAATCCATAGAAATAAAtacaaaacaaattaaaatcataataaagGATTCAACCTAACCGATTAAAAAcaaaatcaatcaaataaaaaaaaaaaaaacaactaaaCCAAAGAACCAATTCAAGAACAGTCTATTAATCCATCACACGGATgatcattcggtcggttcggttcaaaattgaaccgaaccgaataaaccaaaaactaaaattttagtgtttatgaaaatcgaatcgaaccgatttttatcagaaccgaatcgaaacgaaccggtctgattcggttcgattcggtttgatcgatttcgatttttaataatttttttattttttacactttatttttaatattttaaaatttaattaaaatattttaatttttatatgatttaatttatctatattattaaaaaaacatattattatcactaatcgattcggtttgattttttcgatttttttctgatcaaaaccgaaccgaactgaaataactaaaatttttaaaattaaaaatcgaaccgaaccgaatcgaaatgtataaaaaatcgaactagattcagttcgatcaattttttttatttgaaccgaatactgctcacccctaatcaCACAGTCTACACAGTTTGAAATCCAGTAACAGGAGAAATCATTGGCAGCTCTAGTGACAAAaacaaataattgaaaaaataaaaaatttcaaatattcaCAAAAATTATggtataaacaaaaataaaatagaaaaaattcatGACGAAACATATTCAAAACTATTATGAAGAGCAAATACCAAGGAGATGACGATAGAACTGACGATGCTATTCTCGCTTATAGGAACGATGATCACCAGACATAATAATGCAATTTTAAAATGTCGATATTACACGGATgaaaaattttctcaaaaaaaagaaataaagcaaCTCCAAAAAGTAACAAAAAACCAAATAAAAACCACCGACGCATCCAATGAAGGGGAGAAAAATCAAACTGATTCGCACCAATTAAAAGCCAAAATTAATAATTCCTCTATCTTAAAGGGCgaaaaaaatataactaaagCAATTAACCAAGTTTCGGTCTCAAAAAAATATGACAtttaacaataattaaaaataatatcaccGTAAACGCTAATTAAtctgtatttattttattgattttttttttcactctctatattcttaaattttcaatatatcTAAATTAATAAAGCGTGTGCtttttataaacaaattatTATATTGTAGTTCAATAActtagttttatattttatttgaaataaatgtATAAGACATGCTAAACGTGTATAAGGTAGAATATGGAAAATTATATGGTGTTTTATAGCATCACCCGATATAAATGACatgatatttataattaataaaataaaataaaataatttatttacgtgaagtaattataaaattattaactatctataaaattatttttatttatgtgcTATAATGTAAACTGTGgagccatttcaaaaaaaaaaaaaaacaaactgtGGAGAGTATTATTTTATCGTACCATATAATATTCTCAGTATATTAcataatatttaataacatCGAGTCACACAAGTTATGTATGTACAGATGGTAAAACTTCATtaatttgtgaaaaataatttatatttaaaaaatattttatgtgaaaaatattttttaataaaataatatattttttattatttaattttaatttttaaaaaataaaatttattaataaaattatatatataaattttaaatatgtaaaaaatgattttttctttttaaattatttattttttattttatttaaaaaaatatttttcattaattaaaatttttaaatattctaaatattaaaaaatatttttctataaaatattttatagaaaataaccGGAGCTTAAGAATAATTTTAAACGCAAAAAACAataatagattaaaaaattGGACCCCATTCAACAAAATATTCATTGGTGTGATGAGATGTAAGCTATTcggtttgaattaaattaatttaaaattttaatttaatttttatattttttatttaatttaattttaatttttaaaaaaatttaattattttatgctagtgtaattttaataaaaaatattaaaaaataaaactaaatttattaattagcaatactatataatgatataaaaaaaattatactctaattaaaattaaaatatttatttaaattttaaacactaatagtgaaatattaaaaataaaaatttaatcgattaaattaaatgaaatcaaactgatttaatttagattgatttctattaaattaatttaatttaatttttataaatatttaaaatttgatttatttagttCTGAAGCAAATCATAGAAATACTTACCTCTTATGACTTGATATAGTTTAGagctataaattaattatacggCTCATCAGGTATTTAAGACTcacttgataaaaatttaatttaggttaatattttttgaaatgaatgtaatttaaactaaaagttattaaaattataaataagataataatttagaaatagtttaagatttaatttaataaaagtttaattttttattatatttactaaataaattaaatttaaatttattaatattcaattttaattcaaaatgaaacaaaactttaatttaCATTGAACTCGCAAGAAATTTTGTCCAAACGCACTTCAAAATTTGGCTCAGTTTGATTGTTTACCTATAAGTCAAAGTGGCCGCCGATATCTAGCCAGGTAAACGATTGCGTGCGTTTGGCCCTAAGGGCAGGATCCTATTGAAATAGAAGCAAATTTGAAGGActggttttaataaaaaaaggcCGAAATGAAACGAAACAAAACGAACCTATATATGCAACGATAGATATCTTGTAGAACGAAACTCAGAACGAGAGACAGCAAATAACCAGTTTCTTGCGGTTCCCAGTTTTTCTCCGTTTTGGATATCTTCCCTTCCGTTCTTTTTCTTCGTAGCCACACTGATTTCGAGGCCCTTTGCTTTTTTCCCAATTCTTAATTGAACATCTCTTTTTCTTGCATTCCAAGCAGAAATTTCCCTCCAGTCTCCTGAAGCAGGGAGGGGGGAGGGAAGAACCGGGGTGCTTGTCGATTTCTGGATTTTGATAGATATTTTCGCGCAATCCAGGTGTGCAAATCTCTTCCTATTCTTTTTTGCTTTgattatttatattgttttcaAAGCAATCCCTTTTCTGTTACGATTTGATAAATCCTATCTGTTTGGATGTCGGTTAATAATCATTAGAAGAAAGCAATTCATTTCAGACCTCAAGATGCTAAATTCCTCGTTGTGAGATCTGGTTTTTCTGGATTTTATATGACTTCTGATTCTGTGTTTTGAATTGCAAGCTGTACTGTATGATCGAGAGCTTTGAATGAGACTGGTGGTTTAATGCTTTATATTTTTCCCCTCGAATTATTCAGGATCTTATGGGTTTATGCTTTAATTGGAAATTTGGTGAATCTCAAAGTCTGTATAAACATTTCAAAATCTGTAATTTTGTAGGGGCCCAGAAACTTGATTATCCCATGTTATCTTGGTGGCGACGGGCATGATAGATCTGAGTCTCATACGAATATCGGCCAAAATAATCCCTACCAGTACCAGATTTCAAGTTCCAAAATCTTTCTCCGTTGGCTCCCAACATTACATGGCGATGAACATTGATCAATCGCAGCTGCAAGTTAAAATGAACAAGAAAGTAGAAGAAAAAGACAAGGAAGAAGCGAAGAAGAAACTGCCTCCGCCGCCGGAGAAGCCGGAGCCTGGAGATTGTTGTGGAAGCGGATGCGTGAGATGCGTGTGGGATGTGTACTATGAGGAGCTTGAAGAATATGACAAGCTCTGTAAATCCATTTCCGATTCCGATCCCGATCTCTCCAGTTCTAAGCAATCTTGATTATTGTAGGATAATTCCTGCTAAGACCCTATGGAACCAGACATAAATAAGaatatctcatttaatttttatatgagaTTTTAATTTGTATCGTGAGAAGTTGAATtcattttgaataaattttatttatggcCTTATTTGGCTGAGATATGTTATTTTTGAAATCGCTTCCCAGTAATTACTTTTctcaattgataaaaaaaattttaatttttcaaaataaaaaaaatctttaattttttaaaaaatgaaaaattaatggtCAACTGAacagaaataaattttatttttttattaaattatttccaattaaataaattatatatttaaagttGCAATTTTAGTAAGGGATAAAACACAATTCTTCATAgaaatttacaatttttaattctcacatttaattttattgaattaattttattttaattcaaaataagcttagtaaaaaataaattcattactaagtaataaaatattatcttttttttccaATAAAATATGGCATTTGTATAATTAATtgactttttaaataaaattatatttttataattaattgactttttaaataaaattataattcactaacaatatttattaataaaaattaatgtatatcTATATTATGAtagtattatataatattagagaaaaataaaaaaaattatataaaaattaaataatatcctTTGAAGAACgttacattaaaaaataaatatatatttatacttcataatataattattattttttgaaatggaatataattatttaaaagtataattaaaatgatattataatttaaatataatgtaatatgtactataaatatattgatgcttaaattttaaataactgattaaatttactattaatagtcaataatttaataataataataataatgatatattatatataaattttataattaaaatttattttatatttttatatttaatttttttaattgaaatttaatgtgtaatgaaatattttcaaaGCTCAGAATGATATGGggttttttcatataaaaaaaaatttcatatctattttttttatgaagacAAATTCTAGAGCCCGTTTTGCTCGTTCCGGTTCTCTTCCTCTCTCTATAACGATTTCTCCCTCGTGACAGCTCTACGCCGATATGAAAGAGTAGAAACTCTGCTGCACTTTGAATTAAATCACATCAACTTCTCAATAGCAATTATCACCAGGAAGACCACAATCCTTAGATCTGAACGGTCATTCTCCCATTGGTTACAGGAAAATGGTGTTGGTATCGGCGGTACGGGATTACATAAACCGTATGCTGCAGGACATTTCCGGCATGAAGATGCTCATCCTCGATTCCCAAACGGTAATCTCTTGTCCATCTTCAATAGTTCTTACTGGATTTTCTTTAGTTTTCTTTAGtgcttgcttttttttttttggtttatttcattaattagtATGATTCAATAAAAAACTTTGTGTTGCAACTAAGGTTTTTAAAGGTTGATAATTTGTTGGAAAATTGGTTACTATCCAAGCTTAGCGCACCAGAGGGGGTTGTTGCTAGGACTAAGATTATGATTAAGTAATTGAAAGTGTACAAATGCAGTTCCATCAGTTCTCAGgctttgcagagtcagtctgatGTGAATTGAGGCAAAAATGGTTGAGAATTGTGAAATGGCGTTCCCCATAttgttatttctttatttttggataGATGATATTGGACATCTCAagttaattttctgttttttcaACTGTCTGAAAATTTACCAATCTGCTATCAATTACTATCTACATGACTTCAACCATAAAATCTTGCATCCATTCTCCTTGGTTGAATTTTGACGAATAAAATGGTGGATATGCAGCTTAAATAAATAGTGAATTTGTGTCATTCATGTTTATGGTGGTATTTAAGGATAAGGAATAAATTACTAGATTATTTGGTCTCGTTTTTATTGGTTAACCAAAGTCCTGTGGAAAAATATTACAAGATGACATTTTGTTACGTTGTTTTTACGAGTTTCAGGTTAGGATTGTAAGTGTTGTCTATTCACAATCAGAGCTTCTTCAGAAGGAAGTATTCTTGGTAGAATTGGTAGATTCCATTTCTAAGTCAAAAGAATCTATGTCGCATCTGAAAGCAGTTTGCTTCCTTCGCCCTACATCAGATAATATTCAGCATTTGCGCTGGCAATTAGCTAATACTAGATTTGGGGAGTATCACCTATGTAAGCTCTTATGAGGAGTTTGGAATAATCTCTTGATATCTGAagttttatttataacattttGATGCTAAGTTAAATTCCCTTTTTTTCTCTATGGTGTATTTACAGTTTTCTCTAACATGTTGAAGGATACCCAGATTCATATTTTAGCTGATTCAGATGAGCATGAAGTTGTGCAGCAAGTTCAGGTAACTTGTGATTTATTGACAGTTTTGTTAACTGAATTCTATTCTTCCCATCCCTTTTTTTTTAGTgcttaaataaatatatcattttttctttctcatctcAAGTGTATGTGAAtaatatgtttgtaatagtagGTCCATGACTTTTTGCAGACAAGATTTTTAAGATTCAAATCAGCTTCATGTGTGAATTATGGTAGGTTCCAAGAAAGAAATAATTGTGTTGTGCAATGGTCAGATTGCCAACTTTAGTTTCCAAGCAGAAGTAGGTTTGAGCCACTTTATGCTCAAATACTGAGCAATAGTTATATCTAGATTGAGTATAGTTTGTTTATATCTCAGCGAATTCGAATTGCCCTAGCATAGTCTTCAATCTTTCCTGCAAGCCATTTTACCTGATATTTGGGCTATCAAGCTTGACATGAGTGGGGAAATCTATACTCATGGAGACTTCAGTTTGATACTTGAATATGTTTATTGCCTTTAATGTGGCAGTCcatttatacatttaaatacTATTTATTGTCTGCAATTTTTTCCTTCTTTATATTAATTAGACATTGTCATCGTGACATCTTATTTGTTCAGTCCTTGATCTGAAATTAGTTTTAATTGCTCTAATGATTTTGCAGGAATTTTTTTCAGACTTTGTTGCTCTTGATCCTTATCATTTCACATTGAACATTCCTTCAAATCACATTTACATGCTCCCAGCAGTTGTAGATCCTTCAGGATTGCAGCACTTCTCTGACAGAGTTGTGGATGGTATTGCAGCAGTTTTCTTGGCAATGAAACGAAGGCCTGTTATTCGATATCAAAGAACCTCTGATATTGCAAAAAGGATCGGACAAGAAATAGCAGTGAGTAATGCATGGTGAAATACCACACATTCTTGGTCTGCATATCAGCATATCTCGAGCTGCCATTGAAACCACTTTTCCATGTTGATATCGCAAGTTCTCACTTACCCCTTCTTCAATTTCATTTCTTAGAATCGGGTCAGATATATACAAAGAAACACAAGTTTTGTTAAGGTTGCCTTTCTGCATTGTGTGTATTTCCAAATTCATAGACATATGAACCTATAATGGATATTCATACCATATCAATGCAAAATGTATTCCCTTGGATTGAAGGCACTATGAACTTACCATAAATTTTGATAACATGAAAGCTGATTTCTTTGAATTTTATGGTATGACAGAAGTTGATGTACCAGCAGGAAAGTGGCCTCTTTGACTTCAGGCGAACAGAAGTTTCTCCATTATTGCTGATAGTTGATCGAAGGGATGATCCTGTGACACCTTTGCTGAATCAGTGGACCTATCAGGTACACTGTGCCCATGGCATTTGAATTTGAGGTCTCCATAAATGGATAATACTCATCAAATAGTCTGGTGTCACACTGATAATGCCGTTCcatgatttttttcttttgttttgcaGGCTATGGTTCATGAATTAATAGGCATCAAGGATAACAAAGTAGATTTGAGAAGTATTGGCAAGTTTCCAAAAGATCAGGAGGTTGATTTGCCTTTCTCCCCTGCCACTAACATACTAAATTATAGTATTTTACATTAAGTATCATCTCCACGTTCTTTGTACTCACAGGAGATTGTGCTGTCATCGGAGCAAGATGCCTTCTTCAAAGCTAACATGTATGAGAATTTTGGAGACATTGGAATGAACATCAAACGGTTGGTGGATGATTTTCAGCAAGTTGCAAAAAGTAACCAAAACATCCAGACAGTAGGTTTGTATTTGACGACATTGAGAATTCAAGCATTGTTGATTGTTGACAATTTGTAAGTTTCAACTATAATTCATTGCTTGGTTTACTGATATAACAGTAAATGCTTTGATTAACTGCAGAGGACATGGCCAAATTTGTTGATAATTACCCTGAGTACCGGAAAATGCATGGCAATGTTTCAAAACATGTGACATTAGTAACAGAAATGAACAAGATAGTTGAAGAAGGAAAGCTCATGTTAGTTTCAGAAACAGAACAGGAGTTGGCTTGCAATGGTGGGCAAGTTGCTGCGTTTGAGGTAATGTATATGACTCATACATTTTAGGTTTTGTCTTTATTTCCTTTTGCATGACCTTTGTATGGTTTAAGTAAAAGTCACTGATATTTAATAGGCACACCATATTTACAAAATAGaccaaattttataaaatcgaTATGAGAGCCAGTGGTGGGAGGAGGGGGCATAACTGTAATTAGTATTTGTGGAGGTTTTTCGGCCTAGACGCTAATAACACGAAGTCCTGGGTTTTTTATCTCTGTTTTTGCACGAAAGTCTCAGAAAATAATTGTAGTTCCTAGGCGTATTCATTATTGATTCATATTCTATCCTCGGACGGGAAGTCTCAAAGCTCTTTTGCCAGCTTAGCGTCTTAATGGTCAAATATCTACCAGAAGTTTATCCATGTAAAATTAAAGCCAGACTAATCTGAATTTACAGTTAGAatatatgaatatgatgtaaatGTTGATATTGTCCTCCTTTCTTCCTGTACTTTTTTGCAGGCTGTGATGAAACTTTTAAACAATGAAAGTGTATCTGACTTTGACTCTCAGCGTCTAGTGATGTTATATGCCTTGCGGTATGAGAAGGAAAGTCCTGTTCAATTGATGCAGCTCTTCAACAAGCTGGCTTCTCGATCTCCCAAGTACAAGCCTGGGGTAACTATCAATCCAGAATAACCTCGCTGCACGcttttatttgtatttatattCTTGTTGAAAACTACACACCTTGGTGTATGATGCCATTAACATGTTTCCcatggatatgcatgttttaagtggtCGTTTATGACTAGATGAAATTATTCATGAATGAGAAAAAGGAAGTTTATCAGATTTAGTCAAATTTTCCCTTGTTGGGTCCTTCACTAGTCTTAATTGATTTGTAGGTTGGGGGAATACAATTTATTGAGTTTAATTTGATTGTCTTACTGAATTTAGGTTGCTTTAGCTTTCTCATTATCATTGTTGGACTTCTATCCTATGTGCAGCTTAGGCTACAATCATGTGGAAAAAAGTTGCTCTCTTTTAAAGTGGTAATGTTGATAACTCTAATACCATTAGTTCTCAATTGGTGATATGAGTATTTATAGTATAATAACTACTTTTACTAGGATTAGGATTTAGGAAACCCAACCCAAAGTAAGGAAATACTAAAATAACCTAACTAGGAATATACAATCAACACTAACTAGGAAATTCTAACAGTacctaaaaaaaaaagataactaTTGCttcttaattaaattttctaaataataGAAAGCTACACTTTCTAATTACAAATATAAAATCTAAAAGAAAGatcttaatttttcaattagaagttaaataaaataattccttAATCTTGTTTTCCTTGATTGCATCGTTCTCCCTCGGTTGAGAATATTCAACCTCAATTTCTATAGTGCTGATATATCAAGAGCTGGATTGAAGAATAAGGGACTCTTATATTCTGGGAGCAAAGCAATAAGATTGAAATGAAGAACTCTATTTGTTCCTTAGCATCCCTGGTAATACCTTGTAGTCGTCAATTTCAGCTTATAGTCTTTGAATTTTAGCGCACATAAAAGCTGACTAAAGCACAATCTATATCTGTGTTATGTTTCAATTATTGTTTCTG
This is a stretch of genomic DNA from Manihot esculenta cultivar AM560-2 chromosome 2, M.esculenta_v8, whole genome shotgun sequence. It encodes these proteins:
- the LOC110609652 gene encoding vacuolar protein sorting-associated protein 45 homolog isoform X3, with the translated sequence MKEKMVLVSAVRDYINRMLQDISGMKMLILDSQTVRIVSVVYSQSELLQKEVFLVELVDSISKSKESMSHLKAVCFLRPTSDNIQHLRWQLANTRFGEYHLFFSNMLKDTQIHILADSDEHEVVQQVQEFFSDFVALDPYHFTLNIPSNHIYMLPAVVDPSGLQHFSDRVVDGIAAVFLAMKRRPVIRYQRTSDIAKRIGQEIAKLMYQQESGLFDFRRTEVSPLLLIVDRRDDPVTPLLNQWTYQAMVHELIGIKDNKVDLRSIGKFPKDQEEIVLSSEQDAFFKANMYENFGDIGMNIKRLVDDFQQVAKSNQNIQTVEDMAKFVDNYPEYRKMHGNVSKHVTLVTEMNKIVEEGKLMLVSETEQELACNGGQVAAFEAVMKLLNNESVSDFDSQRLVMLYALRYEKESPVQLMQLFNKLASRSPKYKPGIVQFLLKQAGVDKRTGDLYGKRDLLNIARNMARGLKGVENVYTQHQPLLFQIMESITKGRMRDVDYPFVGTHFQQGRPQDVLIFVVGGTTYEECRSIALQNASNSGIRFVLGGSTVLDSKSFLKDLEEAQRISRSSTSVV
- the LOC110609652 gene encoding vacuolar protein sorting-associated protein 45 homolog isoform X1, whose amino-acid sequence is MKEKMVLVSAVRDYINRMLQDISGMKMLILDSQTVRIVSVVYSQSELLQKEVFLVELVDSISKSKESMSHLKAVCFLRPTSDNIQHLRWQLANTRFGEYHLFFSNMLKDTQIHILADSDEHEVVQQVQEFFSDFVALDPYHFTLNIPSNHIYMLPAVVDPSGLQHFSDRVVDGIAAVFLAMKRRPVIRYQRTSDIAKRIGQEIAKLMYQQESGLFDFRRTEVSPLLLIVDRRDDPVTPLLNQWTYQAMVHELIGIKDNKVDLRSIGKFPKDQEEIVLSSEQDAFFKANMYENFGDIGMNIKRLVDDFQQVAKSNQNIQTVEDMAKFVDNYPEYRKMHGNVSKHVTLVTEMNKIVEEGKLMLVSETEQELACNGGQVAAFEAVMKLLNNESVSDFDSQRLVMLYALRYEKESPVQLMQLFNKLASRSPKYKPGLRLQSCGKKLLSFKVIVQFLLKQAGVDKRTGDLYGKRDLLNIARNMARGLKGVENVYTQHQPLLFQIMESITKGRMRDVDYPFVGTHFQQGRPQDVLIFVVGGTTYEECRSIALQNASNSGIRFVLGGSTVLDSKSFLKDLEEAQRISRSSTSVV
- the LOC110609652 gene encoding vacuolar protein sorting-associated protein 45 homolog isoform X2 codes for the protein MKEKMVLVSAVRDYINRMLQDISGMKMLILDSQTVRIVSVVYSQSELLQKEVFLVELVDSISKSKESMSHLKAVCFLRPTSDNIQHLRWQLANTRFGEYHLFFSNMLKDTQIHILADSDEHEVVQQVQEFFSDFVALDPYHFTLNIPSNHIYMLPAVVDPSGLQHFSDRVVDGIAAVFLAMKRRPVIRYQRTSDIAKRIGQEIAKLMYQQESGLFDFRRTEVSPLLLIVDRRDDPVTPLLNQWTYQAMVHELIGIKDNKVDLRSIGKFPKDQEEIVLSSEQDAFFKANMYENFGDIGMNIKRLVDDFQQVAKSNQNIQTVEDMAKFVDNYPEYRKMHGNVSKHVTLVTEMNKIVEEGKLMLVSETEQELACNGGQVAAFEAVMKLLNNESVSDFDSQRLVMLYALRYEKESPVQLMQLFNKLASRSPKYKPGQIVQFLLKQAGVDKRTGDLYGKRDLLNIARNMARGLKGVENVYTQHQPLLFQIMESITKGRMRDVDYPFVGTHFQQGRPQDVLIFVVGGTTYEECRSIALQNASNSGIRFVLGGSTVLDSKSFLKDLEEAQRISRSSTSVV